A region of Streptomyces sp. WMMC500 DNA encodes the following proteins:
- a CDS encoding PQQ-dependent sugar dehydrogenase — protein MRVRTISAIAAGFCLAVSGIALSAASADPPADTAQASVELTTVAEARNPSAGAAGPGDTVWIAERAGTVRVLDDSGLGEPVLDISDETTTDGERGLLGIAFDPGFEHFYVSFTDQEGTSTIDEFAVADGALDPGSRRTVLTQEQPYSNHNGGQIAFGPDGMLYIGLGDGGAGGDPHDYGQNLGTLLGKLLRIDPAGGDPYAIPEDNPFVDDPQARGEIWAYGLRNPWRFSFDAETGDLWTGDVGQNRVEEIDYAPGDSPGGENYGWGRMEGSEVFDGEEPANHVPPVHEYGRDGLGCSVTGGFVYRGEAIPDLAGQYLFSDYCDGTVRALQVENGEVTGETDLGVSGGEVISFVQGGDRELYVLDIGGPIQRLDPAG, from the coding sequence ATGAGAGTGCGCACCATCTCGGCGATCGCCGCCGGGTTCTGCCTCGCCGTCTCCGGCATCGCGCTGTCCGCGGCCAGCGCGGATCCGCCCGCCGACACCGCCCAGGCGTCGGTCGAGCTGACGACCGTGGCCGAGGCCCGGAACCCGAGCGCGGGCGCCGCGGGTCCCGGCGACACCGTCTGGATCGCCGAACGCGCCGGCACGGTCCGGGTCCTGGACGACTCCGGCCTCGGCGAGCCCGTGCTCGACATCTCGGACGAGACGACGACGGACGGCGAGCGCGGGCTCCTCGGCATCGCCTTCGACCCCGGGTTCGAGCACTTCTACGTCTCCTTCACCGACCAGGAAGGCACCAGCACGATCGACGAGTTCGCGGTCGCCGACGGGGCTCTCGACCCCGGATCGCGGCGTACCGTCCTCACCCAGGAGCAGCCGTACTCCAACCACAACGGCGGCCAGATCGCGTTCGGCCCCGACGGGATGCTCTACATCGGTCTCGGCGACGGCGGCGCGGGCGGCGACCCGCACGACTACGGCCAGAACCTCGGCACCCTGCTCGGCAAGCTGCTGCGGATCGACCCGGCGGGTGGCGACCCGTACGCGATCCCCGAGGACAACCCCTTCGTCGACGACCCCCAGGCGCGCGGCGAGATCTGGGCGTACGGGCTGCGCAACCCCTGGCGGTTCTCCTTCGACGCCGAGACCGGCGACCTGTGGACCGGCGACGTCGGGCAGAACCGCGTCGAGGAGATCGACTACGCCCCGGGCGACAGCCCCGGCGGCGAGAACTACGGCTGGGGCCGGATGGAGGGCTCCGAGGTCTTCGACGGCGAGGAGCCGGCCAACCACGTGCCGCCGGTGCACGAGTACGGCCGGGACGGGCTCGGGTGCTCGGTCACCGGCGGGTTCGTCTACCGCGGCGAGGCGATCCCGGACCTGGCCGGCCAGTATCTGTTCAGCGACTACTGCGACGGCACCGTCCGCGCGCTGCAGGTCGAGAACGGCGAGGTCACCGGCGAGACCGACCTCGGCGTCAGCGGCGGCGAGGTGATCTCCTTCGTCCAGGGCGGCGACCGCGAGCTGTACGTGCTCGACATCGGCGGCCCGATCCAGCGCCTGGACCCGGCCGGGTAA
- a CDS encoding SDR family oxidoreductase: MKRPGFRDLTGRRIFVTGAAGGIGRATAELAAARGAELFLTDVDADRLDATAARIRSRGGAVRYAGTADIADLDAVRAVADGVHAEAGGPMDVVMNIAGISAWGTVEHLEHRHWRAMVDVNLMGPVHVIEAFVPPMIAAGRGGHLVNVSSAAGLLGLPWHAAYSAGKFGLRGVSEVLRFDLRRHGIGVSLVCPGAVDTPLTETVEIVGVDKDSKAFKRLQAGFRRQAESPEAVAGMILRGVERNRYLVHTSGRVRAAHGLQRAAPPLYALAMRAMNAATHRLLRRAVVPPPEHPAAPAAGPAARQADRDAR; the protein is encoded by the coding sequence ATGAAGCGACCGGGGTTCAGGGACCTGACGGGACGACGGATCTTCGTCACCGGCGCGGCGGGCGGCATCGGCCGCGCCACCGCCGAACTGGCCGCGGCCCGCGGCGCCGAGCTCTTCCTCACCGACGTGGACGCGGACCGCCTCGACGCCACCGCCGCCCGGATCCGGTCCCGGGGCGGCGCCGTGCGCTACGCCGGCACCGCCGACATCGCCGACCTCGATGCCGTACGGGCCGTGGCCGACGGCGTGCACGCCGAGGCGGGCGGGCCGATGGACGTGGTGATGAACATCGCCGGGATCTCGGCGTGGGGCACCGTGGAGCATCTGGAGCACCGGCACTGGCGCGCCATGGTCGACGTCAACCTGATGGGTCCGGTGCACGTCATCGAGGCGTTCGTGCCGCCGATGATCGCGGCCGGCCGCGGCGGCCACCTGGTCAACGTCTCCTCGGCGGCGGGATTGCTCGGGCTGCCGTGGCACGCGGCGTACAGCGCGGGCAAGTTCGGGCTGCGCGGCGTCTCCGAGGTGCTGCGCTTCGACCTGCGCCGGCACGGCATCGGCGTGAGCCTGGTCTGCCCGGGCGCGGTGGACACGCCGCTGACCGAGACCGTGGAGATCGTCGGCGTGGACAAGGACAGCAAGGCGTTCAAGCGGCTCCAGGCGGGCTTCCGCAGACAGGCGGAGTCGCCGGAGGCGGTCGCCGGGATGATCCTCAGGGGAGTGGAGCGGAACCGCTACCTGGTGCACACCTCGGGGCGGGTAAGGGCCGCGCACGGGCTGCAGCGCGCGGCGCCGCCGCTGTACGCGCTCGCGATGCGGGCGATGAACGCCGCCACGCACCGGCTGCTGCGCCGCGCGGTCGTGCCGCCGCCCGAGCACCCCGCCGCACCGGCCGCCGGCCCGGCGGCGCGGCAGGCCGACCGGGACGCGCGGTGA
- a CDS encoding carboxymuconolactone decarboxylase family protein: MSAPRIAPGGRRDVGAATWLLSRAAGRVGGTRPPALFLVLGRHRRLFHGWLRFAGRLMPRGTLPRRETELVILRVAHLRSCAYEFEHHRRLGRRAGLTPVDVARVEAGPEAEGWTERERALLAAVDALHRDRDLDDALWRRLRTHLDEKAAIELLLLAGHYEMLATTITALRLEPDPPR; this comes from the coding sequence GTGAGCGCGCCGCGCATCGCCCCCGGCGGGCGCCGCGACGTGGGCGCGGCGACCTGGCTGCTCAGCCGCGCGGCGGGCCGCGTCGGCGGCACCCGGCCGCCCGCGCTGTTCCTCGTCCTCGGCCGGCACCGCCGGCTGTTCCACGGCTGGCTGCGGTTCGCCGGCCGGCTGATGCCCCGCGGCACCCTGCCGCGCCGGGAGACGGAGCTGGTGATCCTGCGGGTGGCGCATCTGCGCTCCTGCGCGTACGAGTTCGAACACCACCGCAGGCTCGGCCGCCGCGCCGGGCTGACCCCCGTGGACGTCGCGCGCGTCGAGGCCGGCCCCGAGGCGGAGGGCTGGACGGAGCGGGAGCGGGCGCTGCTCGCCGCCGTCGACGCGCTGCACCGCGACCGGGACCTGGACGACGCGCTCTGGAGGCGGCTGCGCACCCACCTGGACGAGAAGGCGGCCATCGAACTGCTCCTGCTCGCCGGTCACTACGAGATGCTCGCGACGACCATCACCGCGCTGCGCCTGGAGCCCGACCCGCCCCGCTGA
- a CDS encoding sulfatase-like hydrolase/transferase codes for MSSSPSRRAFGGLLGSAATAAALGTAAPPAAAQTAQTPETPFRAAPDRTARRPNILFVLADDLGWADLSSYGSPHIRTPHLDRLARQGVRFTQAYAGSATCSPTRFSLYTGRYPGRTEGGLAEPIADRSAGLAPGHPTLASLLRDAGYDTALIGKWHCGYLPDYSPTRSGWDSFFGNFGGALDYYSKLGSGGEYDLYEGEVAYRDLRYYTRVLTERAIRHLRTRGSRPWLLNLNFTTPHWPWIADGDETESAEIVRRIKAGDPRALWHADGGSLEKYREMVEDLDRSVGQVLAALRSGGQERDTLVVFASDNGGERWSHQWPLSGEKASLQEGGIRVPQIARWPARLDGGQVSHVPLYSPDWTATLLELGGARPAASHPLDGHSLAGYLLRGEDPPARDLFWRVRGERALRRGDWKYHRGKDGADHLFDLAHDPREQADKASVRPGLLARLRTAWEETDAGLLPYPARAAG; via the coding sequence ATGTCCTCCTCGCCGTCCCGCCGCGCCTTCGGCGGACTCCTGGGTTCCGCTGCGACCGCGGCCGCCCTCGGCACCGCCGCCCCGCCCGCCGCCGCCCAGACAGCCCAGACCCCCGAGACCCCGTTCCGCGCCGCCCCCGACCGCACGGCGCGGCGGCCCAACATCCTCTTCGTCCTCGCCGACGACCTCGGCTGGGCCGACCTCTCCAGCTACGGCTCCCCGCACATCCGTACCCCGCACCTCGACCGGCTCGCCCGCCAGGGCGTGCGGTTCACCCAGGCCTACGCGGGCTCCGCGACCTGCTCGCCGACCCGTTTCTCCCTCTACACCGGCCGGTACCCGGGCCGTACGGAGGGCGGGCTCGCCGAGCCGATCGCCGACAGGTCCGCGGGCCTGGCGCCCGGCCACCCGACGCTGGCGTCGCTGCTGCGCGACGCCGGGTACGACACGGCGCTCATCGGCAAGTGGCACTGCGGCTACCTGCCGGACTACAGCCCCACGCGCTCCGGCTGGGACAGCTTCTTCGGCAACTTCGGCGGCGCCCTGGACTACTACTCCAAGCTCGGCTCCGGGGGCGAGTACGACCTGTACGAGGGCGAGGTCGCCTACCGCGACCTGCGCTACTACACCAGAGTGCTCACCGAGCGCGCCATCCGGCACCTCCGCACCCGCGGCTCGCGGCCGTGGCTGCTGAACCTCAACTTCACCACCCCGCACTGGCCGTGGATCGCCGACGGCGACGAGACGGAGAGTGCCGAGATCGTCCGCCGCATCAAGGCCGGTGACCCCCGCGCGCTGTGGCACGCCGACGGGGGGTCGCTGGAGAAGTACCGCGAGATGGTCGAGGACCTCGACCGCTCGGTCGGCCAGGTGCTCGCCGCGCTGCGCTCCGGCGGCCAGGAGCGGGACACGCTGGTCGTCTTCGCCAGCGACAACGGCGGCGAGCGCTGGTCGCACCAGTGGCCGCTGTCCGGCGAGAAGGCGTCGCTGCAGGAGGGCGGGATACGCGTTCCGCAGATCGCCCGGTGGCCCGCGCGGCTCGACGGCGGCCAGGTCAGCCACGTGCCGCTGTACTCCCCCGACTGGACCGCGACGCTGCTGGAGCTCGGCGGCGCCCGCCCGGCCGCCTCCCACCCGCTGGACGGGCACAGCCTCGCCGGCTACCTGCTGCGCGGCGAGGACCCGCCCGCCCGCGACCTGTTCTGGCGGGTACGCGGCGAGCGGGCGCTGCGCCGCGGCGACTGGAAGTACCACCGCGGCAAGGACGGCGCGGACCACCTCTTCGACCTCGCCCACGACCCGCGCGAGCAGGCCGACAAGGCGTCCGTACGGCCCGGGTTGCTGGCCCGGCTGCGTACCGCGTGGGAGGAGACGGACGCCGGCCTGCTGCCGTACCCCGCGCGGGCCGCCGGCTGA
- a CDS encoding winged helix-turn-helix domain-containing protein — protein sequence MTHSLPAPAAGDEAAGAARHLRLVREPARHGERTADGGPLVGYVVLVPAGLDPAELLAEGADTAPLQRAPHSAGPPDPPPGGGPVRLDAERRVAEVDGRPLDLTFLEFELLAHLVAHPRRVHSRESLVTTVWGYSHVGDGRTVDVHVARLRRKLGTAHRHRIVTVRRMGYKYEPIEP from the coding sequence ATGACCCACTCACTCCCCGCCCCGGCAGCCGGTGACGAAGCCGCGGGCGCCGCACGCCATCTGCGGCTGGTGCGCGAGCCCGCGCGGCACGGCGAGCGCACCGCGGACGGCGGGCCGCTCGTCGGCTACGTCGTGCTCGTGCCGGCGGGCCTCGACCCCGCGGAACTCCTCGCCGAGGGCGCCGACACCGCGCCGCTGCAGCGGGCGCCGCACAGCGCGGGACCGCCGGACCCGCCGCCCGGCGGCGGGCCCGTGCGCCTCGACGCGGAGCGCCGGGTGGCCGAGGTGGACGGCCGGCCGCTGGACCTGACGTTCCTGGAGTTCGAACTGCTCGCCCATCTCGTGGCCCATCCGCGGCGGGTGCACTCGCGCGAGTCGCTGGTGACCACCGTCTGGGGCTACAGCCACGTCGGCGACGGCCGCACCGTCGACGTCCACGTCGCGCGGCTGCGCCGCAAGCTCGGCACGGCACACCGGCACCGGATCGTGACCGTCCGGCGCATGGGCTACAAGTACGAGCCGATCGAGCCCTGA
- a CDS encoding LLM class flavin-dependent oxidoreductase — MAAQLHLSAALDDATAARRPAGACPPPPYARWTRLVRLAEQGGLDFVTLDGAGGPGRLDVPAVLALAAGTTSRIGLVPAVAALPSGRLAPLTSAVARSAVDGRTGWLVRTALPGDGPFGTRAHTPGAHGAPGRHHAARRHRSGARPRRPHRPPVAMVLDVHGPDRRWLQAARYADVVLLDAEHPAAAQVCRAALKHHAADAGRDPRTLRVLLRLGVDLGRGGGRGLRPRAETLHFAGPPAGLAGVLAEWHAEGVADGFHLLPAHAATDLLAVVYGLVPRLRERGVFRSGYRGRTLREHLAPTA, encoded by the coding sequence ATGGCCGCCCAACTCCACCTCTCCGCAGCCCTCGACGACGCCACCGCCGCCCGGCGCCCGGCCGGCGCGTGCCCGCCGCCGCCGTACGCGCGCTGGACCCGGCTGGTGCGCCTGGCCGAGCAGGGCGGGCTGGACTTCGTCACGCTCGACGGCGCGGGCGGCCCGGGCCGGCTGGACGTGCCGGCCGTGCTCGCCCTGGCCGCCGGCACCACCAGCCGCATCGGGCTCGTCCCGGCCGTCGCGGCGCTGCCCTCGGGGCGGCTCGCGCCGCTGACGTCCGCGGTGGCGCGTAGCGCCGTGGACGGCCGGACCGGCTGGCTGGTACGGACCGCGCTGCCCGGCGACGGCCCGTTCGGCACACGGGCGCACACCCCCGGCGCCCACGGCGCGCCGGGACGGCACCACGCCGCCCGCCGGCACCGGTCCGGCGCCCGGCCGCGCAGGCCCCACCGGCCGCCGGTGGCGATGGTGCTCGACGTGCACGGGCCCGACCGGCGGTGGCTGCAGGCCGCCCGGTACGCCGACGTGGTGCTCCTGGACGCCGAGCACCCGGCCGCCGCCCAGGTCTGCCGCGCGGCGCTCAAGCACCACGCGGCGGACGCGGGCCGTGACCCCCGGACCCTGCGGGTCCTGCTGCGCCTCGGGGTCGACCTCGGCCGCGGCGGCGGGCGCGGGCTGCGGCCCCGGGCGGAGACCCTGCACTTCGCGGGGCCGCCGGCCGGACTGGCCGGAGTGCTGGCGGAGTGGCACGCGGAAGGGGTGGCCGACGGGTTCCACCTGCTGCCGGCGCACGCGGCCACCGACCTGCTCGCGGTCGTGTACGGGCTGGTGCCCAGGCTGCGCGAGCGCGGGGTGTTCCGCTCCGGCTACCGCGGGCGGACGCTCCGCGAGCACCTGGCGCCGACCGCCTGA
- a CDS encoding FAD/NAD(P)-binding protein, which yields MAVVGAGAAGALTAMQLCETAIRRSTPLELVLIDPAPEAGRGVAYATTDPRHRLNVPAGGMSCYPDDPTHFVRWLQAHGEPAASACDFVPRHRYGAYLADSLGQAVIRAHGTVAVSRLRTKATACTWTAGGRAALRLADGRTQRADSVVIATGPAPGPRDWAPGTLRGSDRFVPDPWAPGALDALAADAHAGDDVLLVGTGLTAVDMALTLARSGRRVHAVSRGGELPRPHALTALPPLQADPGLPGLPLAELRTAVRRHVAAAVRAHGDWRPAVDGLRPLTQAIWARLSDEDRAGFLARDASRWNVHRHRMPPATAESVQRALAARKLRLHTGRVRDVAAGPDGGLAVTLSGGRTLHVGWVVDCTGPGLRVEECADPLWRGLLADGTATPGPLGIGVATDAGRLRPAAGRAPAVRAGAVDDPAAVPPPLFTLGSARRGELWETTAVPEIRVQAAEVAAAVLEPLREPVRGRRRPTDVNGLPVSTHAAAAAAYRAGLERLLKVRAGAETAFARAVELDPGFALGHAALALIGHECGAEVDVPRALADAQRAARERADERERAFVEVVTRRIAGSGDSGDTALTRHLAAYPGDALALSVAVPTIAFSGVTDLDGAMARRLVERTTSAYEGHWFHTSLLAFMRQDDGRFDEAAELARRALAVEPAAGHAVHALAHVHYETGAHERGRDWLDGWIGDQGRGATHRAHFSWHVALHELALDDPDAVRRRWFAQLAPGRVNGVRALVDSGSLLWRARMSGCWTGEQPVEGVLAAVEREVVERPATPFTAMHGAVALTAAGDLPALRRLRTHAAGADPVQREVVAPLCEALEAVLEERWPDAVARLEAIRPVLRKVGGSAAQREVVEETLLFALVSGGRCEAARRLLETRLDRRDSPADHRRLAALPGLD from the coding sequence GTGGCCGTCGTCGGGGCGGGCGCCGCGGGCGCCCTGACCGCGATGCAGCTCTGCGAGACCGCGATCCGGCGCAGCACGCCACTGGAGCTGGTGCTGATCGACCCGGCACCCGAGGCGGGCCGGGGCGTCGCGTACGCCACCACCGACCCGCGGCACCGGCTGAACGTCCCGGCGGGCGGCATGAGCTGCTATCCGGACGACCCCACGCACTTCGTGCGCTGGCTCCAGGCCCACGGCGAGCCGGCCGCCTCCGCCTGCGACTTCGTCCCCCGGCACCGCTACGGCGCCTACCTGGCGGACTCCCTCGGCCAGGCCGTCATCCGCGCCCACGGCACCGTCGCGGTGAGCCGGCTGCGGACGAAGGCGACGGCCTGTACGTGGACCGCCGGCGGGCGCGCCGCCCTGCGCCTGGCCGACGGTCGCACCCAGCGGGCCGACAGCGTCGTCATCGCCACCGGCCCCGCGCCCGGCCCCCGCGACTGGGCCCCCGGCACCCTGCGCGGGAGCGACCGCTTCGTCCCCGACCCCTGGGCGCCCGGCGCCCTCGACGCGCTCGCGGCGGACGCCCACGCGGGTGACGACGTGCTGCTCGTCGGCACCGGCCTGACCGCCGTGGACATGGCGCTGACGCTGGCACGGTCCGGCCGCCGGGTGCACGCCGTCTCCCGCGGCGGCGAGCTGCCCCGCCCGCACGCCCTGACCGCGCTGCCACCCCTTCAGGCGGACCCCGGCCTCCCGGGCCTGCCGCTGGCGGAGCTGCGCACCGCCGTACGCCGCCACGTGGCCGCCGCCGTCCGCGCCCACGGCGACTGGCGCCCCGCCGTGGACGGGCTGCGCCCGCTCACCCAGGCGATCTGGGCCCGCCTCTCCGACGAGGACCGGGCCGGCTTCCTGGCCCGCGACGCCTCCCGCTGGAACGTCCACCGCCACCGCATGCCCCCGGCCACCGCGGAGTCCGTACAGCGTGCGCTGGCCGCGCGGAAGCTGCGGCTGCACACCGGGCGGGTGCGGGACGTCGCGGCAGGCCCGGACGGCGGCCTGGCCGTGACGCTGAGCGGCGGCCGGACGCTGCACGTCGGCTGGGTCGTCGACTGCACCGGTCCTGGGCTGCGCGTCGAGGAGTGCGCCGACCCGCTGTGGCGCGGGCTGCTCGCGGACGGCACGGCCACGCCGGGCCCGCTGGGCATCGGGGTGGCCACCGACGCCGGGCGGCTGCGCCCCGCCGCGGGCCGTGCCCCGGCGGTACGGGCCGGTGCGGTCGACGACCCGGCCGCCGTACCACCCCCGCTGTTCACCCTCGGCTCCGCGCGCCGCGGCGAGCTGTGGGAGACCACCGCCGTGCCGGAGATCCGCGTCCAGGCCGCCGAGGTCGCCGCCGCGGTGCTGGAGCCGCTGCGCGAGCCGGTGCGCGGCCGGCGCCGGCCCACCGACGTCAACGGCCTGCCCGTGTCCACGCACGCGGCTGCCGCCGCCGCGTACCGCGCGGGCCTGGAGCGGCTGCTGAAGGTACGCGCCGGAGCGGAGACCGCGTTCGCGCGCGCCGTGGAGCTGGACCCCGGCTTCGCGCTGGGGCACGCCGCGCTCGCGCTCATCGGGCACGAGTGCGGCGCCGAGGTCGACGTGCCGCGTGCGCTGGCCGACGCGCAGCGCGCCGCGCGCGAGCGCGCGGACGAGCGCGAGCGGGCGTTCGTGGAGGTCGTCACCCGCCGGATCGCCGGCTCCGGCGACTCGGGGGACACGGCGCTGACCCGGCACCTGGCCGCGTACCCGGGCGACGCCCTGGCGCTCAGCGTCGCCGTGCCGACCATCGCGTTCTCCGGCGTCACCGACCTCGACGGCGCGATGGCCCGCCGGCTGGTCGAGCGCACCACCTCCGCGTACGAGGGGCACTGGTTCCACACCTCGCTGCTGGCCTTCATGCGCCAGGACGACGGCCGCTTCGACGAGGCCGCGGAGCTGGCGCGCCGGGCGCTGGCCGTGGAGCCGGCCGCGGGCCACGCCGTGCACGCGCTCGCCCACGTCCACTACGAGACGGGGGCCCACGAGCGCGGGCGCGACTGGCTGGACGGCTGGATCGGCGACCAGGGGCGCGGCGCCACGCACCGGGCGCACTTCTCCTGGCACGTCGCCCTGCACGAGCTGGCGCTCGACGATCCGGACGCGGTACGGCGGCGCTGGTTCGCGCAGTTGGCGCCGGGCCGGGTGAACGGCGTGCGGGCGCTGGTGGATTCGGGGTCCCTGCTGTGGCGGGCCCGGATGTCGGGGTGCTGGACGGGTGAGCAGCCGGTCGAGGGCGTGCTGGCGGCGGTCGAGCGGGAGGTGGTGGAGCGGCCGGCGACGCCGTTCACCGCGATGCACGGCGCGGTGGCGCTGACGGCCGCCGGCGACCTGCCGGCGCTGCGGCGGCTGCGTACGCACGCGGCGGGCGCGGACCCGGTGCAGCGCGAGGTCGTGGCGCCCCTGTGCGAGGCGCTGGAAGCGGTGCTGGAGGAGCGCTGGCCCGACGCGGTGGCGCGGCTGGAGGCGATCCGGCCGGTGCTGCGCAAGGTCGGCGGCAGCGCCGCGCAGCGCGAAGTGGTGGAGGAGACCCTGCTGTTCGCGCTGGTGTCGGGCGGCCGGTGCGAGGCGGCCCGGCGGCTGCTGGAGACCCGGCTCGACCGCCGCGACTCCCCCGCCGACCACCGCCGCCTCGCGGCGCTGCCGGGCCTGGACTGA